A genomic window from Clostridium aceticum includes:
- the fabK gene encoding enoyl-[acyl-carrier-protein] reductase FabK encodes MLRTDLCEVLNIKYPILQGGMAWVATAELAAAVSNAGGLGIIAAGNAPSEIVEQEIQKAKNLTTRPFGVNVMLLSPFVEDVMEIIYKHKVPVVTTGAGNPGKYIKKLKEIGTKIVPVVPSIALAKRMESLGVDAVIVEGTEAGGHIGELTTFALVPQVVDELNIPVIAAGGIADGRGLVAALALGAQGVQMGTRFICSNECTAHDKYKEMVMKAKDRDAIVTARTSGHPVRVLKNKFAKEIAKLEKENISLEELEKIGIGKLRLAVVEGDVENGSVMAGQIAAMVKDIKPCGEIIDEVIRDAKVQLERLKGLSKEGL; translated from the coding sequence ATGTTACGTACAGATTTGTGTGAGGTTTTAAATATTAAATATCCAATCCTTCAAGGGGGAATGGCATGGGTTGCTACAGCAGAGCTAGCGGCAGCTGTATCTAACGCTGGTGGATTAGGAATTATTGCAGCAGGCAATGCTCCTAGTGAGATTGTAGAACAAGAAATCCAAAAGGCAAAAAACTTGACAACTAGACCTTTTGGTGTAAATGTAATGCTGCTATCTCCTTTTGTTGAAGACGTAATGGAAATTATCTATAAACATAAAGTTCCTGTTGTTACCACAGGGGCAGGGAATCCTGGCAAGTACATTAAGAAATTAAAGGAGATAGGAACAAAAATTGTTCCTGTGGTTCCTTCTATAGCTCTTGCAAAGAGAATGGAGAGTTTAGGGGTAGACGCTGTCATTGTTGAGGGCACTGAAGCAGGAGGTCATATTGGAGAGTTGACTACCTTCGCTCTAGTACCTCAGGTGGTGGATGAGTTAAACATCCCAGTAATCGCTGCTGGAGGCATTGCAGATGGCAGGGGTTTAGTAGCGGCTTTAGCCTTAGGAGCACAGGGGGTGCAAATGGGTACAAGATTTATTTGTTCTAATGAGTGTACTGCACACGACAAATACAAGGAAATGGTGATGAAGGCCAAAGATAGAGATGCAATTGTAACTGCTAGAACTAGCGGACACCCTGTAAGAGTTTTAAAAAATAAGTTTGCCAAAGAAATTGCAAAGTTAGAAAAAGAAAATATTTCTCTAGAAGAGTTAGAGAAAATAGGTATAGGCAAACTAAGGTTGGCAGTAGTAGAGGGAGATGTTGAAAATGGTTCTGTGATGGCAGGACAGATCGCTGCTATGGTAAAAGATATTAAACCTTGTGGAGAAATTATAGATGAGGTAATTCGTGATGCAAAGGTACAATTAGAAAGATTAAAGGGTTTAAGCAAGGAGGGTTTATAA
- a CDS encoding beta-ketoacyl-ACP synthase III: MTKKFAVGITGIGSYLPEKIVTNSDIEKMVETSDEWIVARTGIKQRRVVDESTATSDVATKAAEKAIKDAGIDAEKIDLIIVATATADMAFPSTACIVQRNIAAINAAAFDISAACTGFVYALTMGEQFIKTGFYKNALIIGAEAMSKVVDWQDRNTCILFGDGAGAVMLERTEEGMGILASYLGANGEGGDCLTIPAGGSRLPATYETIESRLHCIKMDGSEVFKFAVRVMASAALKALEKSNLSLEEIDFLIPHQANIRIIEAAAKRLKLPMEKVYVNLDQYGNMSAASVPVALDEAVKKGLIKKGDNVVMVAFGGGLTWGSTVLKWCKE, encoded by the coding sequence TTGACTAAAAAATTTGCTGTGGGGATAACCGGCATAGGAAGTTATCTACCGGAGAAAATAGTGACCAACAGTGACATAGAGAAGATGGTAGAAACCTCTGATGAGTGGATTGTGGCACGAACAGGCATTAAACAAAGAAGAGTTGTTGATGAAAGCACAGCTACCTCTGATGTGGCTACAAAAGCTGCAGAAAAAGCCATAAAGGATGCTGGGATAGATGCTGAAAAAATAGACTTGATTATTGTAGCAACTGCCACAGCAGATATGGCTTTTCCTTCTACGGCCTGTATCGTTCAAAGAAATATTGCTGCCATAAATGCAGCTGCTTTTGATATTTCAGCGGCTTGTACAGGATTTGTCTATGCTCTTACAATGGGAGAGCAGTTTATAAAGACAGGTTTTTATAAAAATGCATTAATTATCGGCGCTGAAGCTATGTCAAAGGTTGTTGATTGGCAGGATCGTAATACATGTATATTATTTGGTGATGGAGCAGGAGCAGTAATGCTAGAAAGAACTGAAGAGGGGATGGGAATATTAGCCTCTTATTTAGGAGCAAATGGAGAAGGTGGAGATTGTCTAACCATACCAGCAGGTGGTTCTAGACTGCCGGCAACTTATGAAACCATAGAAAGTAGGCTACACTGTATAAAAATGGATGGCAGCGAAGTGTTTAAATTTGCTGTCAGGGTGATGGCAAGTGCAGCTCTTAAGGCTCTTGAAAAAAGCAATCTAAGTTTAGAAGAAATCGACTTTTTAATACCTCACCAAGCAAATATTAGAATTATAGAAGCTGCAGCAAAAAGACTTAAGCTCCCTATGGAAAAAGTTTATGTTAACTTAGATCAATATGGCAACATGTCTGCTGCCTCTGTGCCGGTAGCTTTGGACGAAGCTGTGAAAAAAGGCCTTATAAAAAAGGGAGATAATGTTGTTATGGTGGCTTTTGGTGGAGGACTGACATGGGGGTCTACCGTATTAAAGTGGTGCAAGGAATGA
- the fabD gene encoding ACP S-malonyltransferase: MGKTAFVFPGQGAQYVGMGKDIADNFKAAGLAYEEASDALGLDMKKLCFDGPDEDLVKTENTQPAILTTSIAILKVLEEFGVECEMTAGLSLGEYGSLVKSNVFQFGDAVKLVKNRGKYMQEAVPAGIGIMAAILGLEKQALEECINSCKQYGIVEAANYNSPGQIVISGEVEAVKMAVKKAVELGAKKAVVLPVSAPFHCSLLKPAGERLKADLQGLKIDSPKIPVVTNAEAKILNCKTQVIPSLVEQVSSSVLWQDSIELMIKNEIDTFIEIGPGKTLAAFIKRIAKNFDAKVNLYSIEDMKSLKELIPNY; encoded by the coding sequence ATGGGAAAAACTGCCTTTGTATTCCCAGGTCAGGGTGCACAGTATGTAGGCATGGGAAAAGACATTGCAGATAACTTTAAGGCCGCGGGACTTGCTTATGAAGAAGCTAGTGATGCCTTAGGATTAGATATGAAAAAGCTCTGTTTTGATGGTCCAGACGAAGACTTAGTGAAGACAGAAAATACACAACCTGCTATACTGACAACCAGCATAGCTATACTGAAGGTGTTAGAAGAATTTGGTGTTGAATGTGAAATGACAGCGGGATTGAGTTTGGGTGAATATGGTTCCTTGGTGAAATCAAATGTCTTTCAGTTTGGTGATGCAGTAAAATTGGTGAAAAATCGAGGTAAATATATGCAGGAAGCGGTTCCTGCGGGAATCGGTATTATGGCTGCTATTTTAGGGCTAGAAAAACAAGCGCTAGAAGAGTGTATCAATAGCTGTAAACAGTATGGCATTGTAGAAGCTGCTAACTATAATAGTCCAGGTCAAATTGTAATTTCTGGTGAGGTAGAGGCGGTGAAGATGGCAGTAAAAAAGGCAGTAGAACTAGGTGCTAAAAAGGCAGTTGTGCTTCCAGTAAGTGCTCCTTTTCATTGTAGTTTGTTGAAGCCAGCTGGTGAAAGATTAAAGGCAGATTTACAAGGCTTAAAAATTGATTCTCCTAAAATTCCTGTTGTAACCAATGCAGAGGCAAAAATATTGAACTGTAAAACACAAGTTATACCATCGCTAGTGGAACAAGTAAGCAGCTCTGTATTATGGCAAGATTCCATTGAGCTAATGATAAAAAATGAAATAGATACCTTTATTGAAATTGGGCCGGGCAAAACCCTGGCAGCTTTTATAAAAAGAATAGCGAAAAACTTTGATGCAAAGGTAAATCTTTATAGTATAGAAGATATGAAGAGCTTAAAAGAGCTAATTCCAAATTACTAA
- the fabG gene encoding 3-oxoacyl-[acyl-carrier-protein] reductase, with amino-acid sequence MNLKGKNAIVTGGSRGIGKAIALGLAEHGANVMINYTSNKEAADEVVKEIEAYGVKGLAIQCNVTNSDDIKKMVDLAEENFDTIDILVNNAGITKDNLLLRMKEEEWQQVMDVNLKGVFLCTKAIIRKMMKQKQGKIINISSVVGVVGNAGQANYAASKAGVIGFTKSIAREVASKNIHVNAIAPGFIDTDMTAVLTEDVKSALIEGIPLKRYGKPEDIAALVAFLSSDLSNYITGQVINVDGGMAI; translated from the coding sequence TTGAACCTTAAAGGTAAGAACGCTATTGTTACAGGAGGTTCTAGGGGGATTGGCAAAGCCATTGCTCTAGGACTAGCAGAACATGGCGCCAATGTTATGATTAACTATACCAGCAATAAAGAGGCTGCCGATGAGGTAGTAAAGGAAATAGAAGCTTATGGTGTGAAGGGTTTGGCAATTCAGTGTAATGTAACCAATAGTGATGATATAAAAAAAATGGTAGATCTGGCAGAAGAAAACTTTGATACGATAGATATTTTGGTAAATAACGCTGGAATCACAAAAGATAATTTACTTCTACGTATGAAGGAAGAAGAATGGCAGCAGGTGATGGATGTAAATTTAAAAGGCGTTTTCCTATGTACAAAGGCTATTATAAGAAAAATGATGAAACAAAAACAGGGTAAGATTATCAATATATCCTCTGTAGTGGGAGTGGTAGGAAACGCTGGTCAGGCTAATTATGCAGCTTCAAAGGCTGGTGTTATAGGTTTCACTAAGTCTATTGCTAGGGAAGTTGCCAGCAAAAATATCCATGTTAATGCCATTGCACCAGGGTTCATTGATACAGACATGACAGCTGTATTGACTGAAGATGTAAAAAGTGCTTTAATTGAAGGTATTCCATTAAAAAGATATGGGAAACCAGAAGACATAGCAGCTCTTGTGGCATTTTTAAGTAGTGATTTATCAAACTACATTACTGGTCAAGTAATTAACGTAGATGGCGGTATGGCAATCTAA